In Solanum lycopersicum chromosome 5, SLM_r2.1, the following are encoded in one genomic region:
- the LOC101261028 gene encoding histone H2A.6-like, with amino-acid sequence MAYNFNPRESKSKIVGFFLSEKEQWTVKGKTLCSNSKRRSRSSKAGLKFPVARISRFLKVGKYVKLVGVGAPIFLVVVIEYLAVEVLELTGIAARNDKKTRITPRHIQLAIRFDKELYQFLRDVTIPNGGVIKKIHKILLPNTKRNTSKVVVATAQEEED; translated from the exons ATGGCATACAATTTCAATCCTCGTGA ATCAAAAAGCAAAATTGTTGGGTTTTTTTTGAGTGAAAAAGAGCAATGGACGGTAAAGGGAAAAACCTTGTGTTCAAATTCTAAAAGAAGATCTCGTAGTAGCAAAGCAGGTCTCAAATTTCCAGTGGCTCGTATTTCCCGATTCCTCAAAGTCGGGAAATATGTCAAACTTGTTGGTGTTGGAGCACCGATATTCCTTGTTGTTGTGATTGAGTACCTTGCAGTTGAG GTGCTTGAATTGACTGGAATTGCAGCGAGGAATGACAAAAAGACTCGTATCACTCCAAGGCATATTCAATTAGCTATTAGGTTTGATAAGGAATTGTATCAATTTCTTAGAGATGTGACCATTCCGAATGGTggtgttattaaaaaaattcacaaaattttatTGCCTAACACCAAGAGAAACACTTCAAAGGTTGTTGTTGCTACTGCTCAGGAGGAGGAGGATTAG
- the LOC101260728 gene encoding probable histone H2A.3, with product MAGVGKNLGSNAKRRSCSSKACFKFPVARIARFLKVGKYGKHVPAGALVFLAAVLEYHAVEVLELAGIAARNDKKTRITPRHIQLAIRFDKELYQFLRDLTIPIGGVIPKIHKILLPNNKNNTSKAVVAAHEEED from the exons ATGGCCGGTGTAGGGAAAAACCTTGGTTCAAATGCTAAAAGGAGATCTTGTAGCAGCAAAGCCTGTTTCAAATTTCCAGTAGCTCGTATTGCCCGATTCCTCAAAGTCGGGAAATATGGCAAACATGTTCCTGCTGGAGCACTGGTATTTCTCGCTGCTGTGCTTGAGTACCATGCAGTTGAG GTTCTTGAATTGGCTGGAATTGCAGCGAGGAATGACAAAAAGACTCGTATCACTCCAAGGCATATTCAATTAGCTATTAGGTTTGATAAGGAGTTGTATCAATTTCTTAGAGATCTGACCATTCCGATTGGTGGTGTTAttccaaaaattcacaaaattttgCTACCTAACAACAAGAATAACACTTCAaaggctgttgttgctgctcATGAGGAGGAGGATTAG